One Micromonospora eburnea genomic region harbors:
- a CDS encoding DoxX family protein — MKPVRSLARIMLSGIFVVSGANTLKNPGRVLPVAKPLTDRAAPMIQSLHPRIPTDTETLIRANAATQLVGGLMLASGRFARPAALVLAGTLVPTTLAGHPFWSSDDPVQRNHNQIHFLKNLGLFGGLLLAAADTGGKPGLRWRAGHRISHSRRSVQRAVRTARRETKIAVRSAATGRRLPG; from the coding sequence ATGAAGCCCGTGCGTTCCCTCGCCCGCATCATGTTGAGCGGCATTTTCGTGGTCAGCGGTGCCAACACCCTCAAGAACCCCGGCCGCGTGCTCCCCGTCGCGAAGCCACTCACCGACCGGGCCGCCCCAATGATCCAGAGTCTGCATCCCCGGATCCCGACCGACACCGAGACACTGATCCGGGCCAACGCGGCCACCCAGCTCGTCGGCGGGCTGATGCTGGCCAGTGGCCGGTTCGCCCGGCCCGCCGCGCTCGTCCTCGCCGGCACCCTGGTGCCCACCACGTTGGCCGGCCATCCCTTCTGGAGCAGCGACGACCCGGTGCAGCGGAACCACAACCAGATCCACTTCCTGAAGAACCTCGGGCTGTTCGGCGGCCTGCTCCTCGCCGCCGCGGACACCGGCGGGAAACCCGGACTGCGCTGGCGCGCGGGTCACCGGATCAGCCACTCGCGGCGCTCCGTGCAGCGGGCGGTCCGAACCGCCCGCCGGGAGACAAAGATCGCCGTACGCTCGGCCGCCACCGGCCGCCGGCTTCCCGGCTGA
- a CDS encoding prepilin peptidase — protein MSAGLLTVATFLGALAGWVAVPLAHRFTGPWPVPSAGPADGRGVRPLPDRVAGPASGRGVGRRPGERLGVSLVGAVVFGGLAAARGAAPELPALLLVGAVGLVLALVDLACLRLPDRLVALAAIAGGLGLTGAAPAAGAGRLLPALAGAATAFAGYVLLALLPGSRLGFGDVKLATALGLPLGWLGWPTLALGLLLPHLLNGVVVLALLAARKVRRDTALPLGPAILAGAWLAVLFA, from the coding sequence GTGTCCGCCGGGTTGCTGACAGTCGCCACATTTCTCGGCGCGCTGGCCGGCTGGGTCGCCGTCCCGCTGGCCCACCGCTTCACCGGGCCGTGGCCTGTTCCGTCCGCCGGTCCGGCGGACGGCCGGGGTGTCAGGCCGTTGCCCGATCGGGTTGCCGGGCCGGCGTCCGGTCGGGGTGTCGGACGCCGGCCCGGCGAGCGACTCGGCGTGAGCCTGGTGGGTGCGGTGGTCTTCGGCGGACTGGCCGCCGCACGGGGTGCCGCGCCGGAACTGCCGGCGCTGCTGCTGGTGGGCGCGGTCGGGTTGGTGCTCGCCCTGGTGGATCTGGCCTGCCTCCGGTTGCCCGACCGGTTGGTGGCCCTCGCCGCGATCGCGGGCGGGCTCGGCCTGACCGGCGCCGCGCCGGCCGCCGGCGCGGGCCGGCTGCTCCCCGCGCTGGCCGGCGCGGCCACCGCCTTCGCCGGGTACGTGCTGCTCGCGCTCCTGCCCGGTTCCCGGCTCGGCTTCGGCGACGTCAAGCTCGCCACGGCCCTGGGTCTGCCGCTCGGCTGGCTGGGCTGGCCGACCCTGGCGCTCGGCCTGCTCCTGCCGCATCTGCTCAACGGTGTCGTGGTGCTCGCCCTGCTGGCTGCCCGTAAGGTGCGCCGGGACACCGCACTGCCGCTCGGCCCCGCGATCCTGGCCGGTGCCTGGCTGGCGGTCCTGTTCGCCTGA
- a CDS encoding EamA family transporter → MSSRPRSATPTVAHAPAAARPALIWTALALVYVLWGSTYLGIRVAVESLPPFTSAVARFAAAAVVLAVVLRFRRGPGALRVDLRQLGSAALVGLLLLAGGNGLVVLAESGPAGKAVPSGIAALLVATVPLLVVLLRTLGGDRPRLWTFAGVTLGFVGLVLLVLPADGPGTVPLAGALTVVAGAVSWSVGSFLSGRIRMPDDPFVATVYEMAAGALALAVVAAVRGEFADFSPADVTARSWAALAYLMVAGSLVAFTAYVWLLHHAPISLVATYAYVNPAVAVALGALLAAEPVTHQVLLGGAVIVAGVAVVVSTERPRKPVPDPADGAAPELARR, encoded by the coding sequence ATGAGCTCACGCCCCCGGAGTGCGACGCCGACCGTCGCCCACGCTCCCGCCGCCGCCCGTCCTGCCCTGATCTGGACGGCGTTGGCCCTCGTCTACGTGCTCTGGGGCTCGACCTACCTGGGCATCCGGGTAGCGGTCGAGTCGTTGCCGCCGTTCACCTCCGCAGTGGCACGGTTCGCCGCGGCGGCCGTGGTGCTGGCCGTGGTGCTGCGGTTCCGCCGAGGGCCGGGGGCGCTCCGGGTAGACCTGCGGCAGCTCGGGTCCGCCGCGCTGGTCGGCCTGCTGCTGCTCGCCGGCGGCAACGGCCTGGTGGTGCTCGCCGAGTCCGGGCCGGCCGGGAAGGCCGTGCCCTCCGGCATCGCGGCGCTGCTGGTGGCCACCGTCCCGCTCCTGGTCGTGCTGCTGCGTACGCTGGGCGGTGACCGCCCCCGACTGTGGACCTTCGCCGGGGTGACCCTCGGCTTCGTCGGCCTCGTGCTGCTCGTGCTCCCCGCCGACGGTCCGGGCACCGTGCCGTTGGCCGGCGCGTTGACCGTGGTCGCCGGGGCCGTCTCCTGGTCGGTCGGCTCCTTCCTCTCCGGGCGGATCCGGATGCCGGACGACCCGTTCGTGGCCACCGTCTACGAGATGGCGGCCGGCGCGCTGGCGCTCGCCGTGGTCGCCGCCGTCCGGGGCGAGTTCGCCGACTTCTCCCCCGCCGACGTGACCGCCCGCTCCTGGGCGGCACTGGCGTACCTGATGGTGGCCGGCTCCCTGGTCGCCTTCACCGCGTACGTCTGGCTGCTGCACCACGCCCCGATCTCCCTGGTCGCCACCTACGCGTACGTGAACCCGGCGGTCGCGGTGGCGCTCGGCGCGCTGCTCGCCGCCGAGCCGGTCACCCACCAGGTGCTGCTCGGCGGCGCGGTCATCGTCGCCGGGGTGGCGGTGGTGGTGAGCACCGAGCGCCCCCGTAAGCCCGTGCCGGACCCGGCCGACGGGGCAGCCCCGGAGCTGGCTCGCCGGTAA
- a CDS encoding GNAT family N-acetyltransferase: MTTLRLRPEGPADEEPVARVLAGAFARPDVAAPPEVGLVDELRRSDAWIPELAMVAEYGGEVVGYALLTRVRVRSDGGSVLALALGPVAVAPHRQRIGHGTAVVQAALDAATELGERLVVVLGDPTFYRRFGFSRADRMGLTSPWSGLGEPWQAVVLPPSDDEAPPPQGEVVFPAPWSRV; this comes from the coding sequence GTGACGACGCTGCGACTGCGACCCGAGGGCCCGGCGGACGAGGAGCCGGTGGCCCGGGTGCTGGCCGGCGCCTTCGCCCGCCCCGACGTGGCCGCGCCGCCCGAGGTGGGTCTGGTCGACGAGCTCCGGCGCAGCGACGCCTGGATTCCGGAGCTGGCCATGGTCGCCGAGTACGGCGGCGAGGTGGTCGGCTACGCCCTGCTGACCCGGGTCCGGGTGCGTTCGGACGGCGGATCGGTCCTGGCTCTGGCGCTCGGCCCGGTGGCGGTCGCACCGCACCGGCAGCGGATCGGGCACGGCACGGCGGTGGTGCAGGCGGCCCTGGACGCCGCCACCGAATTGGGCGAGCGGCTGGTGGTGGTGCTCGGCGATCCGACGTTCTACCGCCGCTTCGGGTTCAGCCGGGCGGACCGGATGGGGTTGACCAGCCCGTGGTCCGGGCTCGGGGAGCCGTGGCAGGCGGTGGTGCTGCCACCGTCCGACGACGAGGCGCCGCCGCCGCAGGGCGAGGTCGTCTTCCCGGCGCCCTGGTCAAGGGTCTGA
- a CDS encoding glycosyltransferase 87 family protein, which translates to MPAAAGRRADRLAPFRNRARGTDRRATVRASVVVAVAYAAWLAIGAFGRPYNFFDMKIYHGAVVWWASGNELYDFIAPETNLGFTYPPFAALVMLPMSWLPIDAAGWLNAVASIAALAVALAALLRPIVDRLGWSLWFTVGIATPMAVAIEPSRETLGYGQVNLLLFALVVADMVGLRWRAKRGTHHDTADSALARFVYGGAWAGVGIGLATAIKLTPALFIAYLMITRQWRAAMIAVGTAVGVTLGTFALVGTESRMYFTGVLWQTERVGAADMTANQSLAGLLARLYDSIEAPGLLWLAFAVLVLALGFSRAASARADGDELTAFTLVGLTANVISPISWSHHLVWVIPAIIVLADAAVRRREASRALLPRATSAPPTGGVPALRPPIWYPALTGLRHGAGALALYLLFLVSPIWLYEHQLPEVSHYQDGLFGALLENSLAIALIALVAALPWRPGAEPAFYHDRLVRAAQLTARR; encoded by the coding sequence GTGCCGGCGGCCGCCGGTCGGCGGGCGGACCGCCTCGCTCCATTCCGTAACCGGGCACGTGGCACCGACCGTCGGGCGACCGTACGCGCCAGCGTGGTGGTAGCCGTCGCCTACGCCGCCTGGCTCGCCATCGGCGCCTTCGGCCGGCCGTACAACTTCTTCGACATGAAGATCTACCACGGTGCCGTGGTGTGGTGGGCCAGCGGCAACGAGCTGTACGACTTCATCGCACCCGAGACGAACCTGGGCTTCACCTATCCGCCCTTCGCCGCCCTGGTCATGCTGCCGATGTCCTGGCTGCCGATCGACGCCGCCGGCTGGCTGAACGCGGTGGCCAGCATCGCCGCGCTCGCCGTCGCGCTCGCCGCGCTGCTGCGCCCGATCGTCGACCGGCTGGGCTGGTCACTCTGGTTCACCGTCGGCATCGCCACGCCGATGGCCGTCGCCATCGAGCCGTCCCGGGAAACCCTCGGCTACGGCCAGGTCAACCTGCTGCTCTTCGCACTGGTCGTGGCGGACATGGTCGGCCTGCGGTGGCGGGCAAAGCGGGGCACCCATCACGACACCGCCGACTCGGCGCTGGCCCGATTCGTCTACGGCGGCGCGTGGGCCGGGGTCGGCATCGGTCTGGCCACCGCGATCAAACTCACCCCGGCACTGTTCATCGCGTATCTGATGATCACCCGGCAGTGGCGGGCGGCGATGATCGCCGTCGGCACCGCCGTCGGCGTGACCCTCGGAACGTTCGCGCTGGTCGGGACGGAGTCACGGATGTACTTCACCGGCGTGCTCTGGCAGACCGAGCGGGTCGGCGCCGCCGACATGACCGCCAACCAGTCGCTCGCCGGCCTGCTCGCCCGGCTCTACGACTCCATCGAGGCACCCGGCCTGCTCTGGCTGGCCTTCGCGGTGCTGGTGCTGGCGCTCGGGTTCTCCCGGGCGGCCAGCGCCCGCGCCGACGGCGACGAGCTGACCGCGTTCACCCTGGTCGGGCTGACCGCCAACGTGATCAGCCCGATCTCCTGGTCGCACCACCTCGTCTGGGTCATCCCGGCGATCATCGTGCTGGCCGACGCCGCGGTACGCCGCCGCGAGGCGAGCCGCGCGCTGCTGCCCCGGGCCACCTCGGCGCCACCCACTGGCGGGGTGCCGGCGCTGCGCCCGCCGATCTGGTACCCGGCGCTCACCGGTCTGCGGCACGGGGCCGGCGCACTCGCGCTCTACCTGCTCTTCCTGGTCTCGCCGATCTGGCTGTACGAACACCAACTCCCCGAGGTGTCCCACTACCAGGACGGGCTGTTCGGCGCGCTGCTGGAGAACTCCCTGGCGATCGCCCTGATCGCACTGGTCGCGGCGCTGCCCTGGCGTCCGGGCGCCGAGCCGGCGTTCTACCACGACCGGCTGGTCCGCGCCGCCCAGCTCACCGCCCGCCGCTGA
- a CDS encoding UvrD-helicase domain-containing protein codes for MPPFSAAPPGGLSPFVADLHIHSKYSRACSRDLTLPNLARWARRKGIGVLGTGDFTHPAWYDHLRETLHPAEPGLFRLSPEAERDIARQLPPRLASEAESDPARFLLSVEISTIYKRDDRTRKVHHLIYLPDLDAVARFNAALGRIGNLGSDGRPILGLDSRDLLEITLEASPDGYLVPAHIWTPWFSALGSKSGFDAIADCYADLAEHVFAVETGLSSDPEMNWRVGSLDRYRLVSNSDAHSLPALGREATVFASARDYFAMREALRTGDGLAGTIEFFPEEGKYHADGHRLCGVNWSPERTRAAGGRCPECGKPLTVGVLSRVDELADRPAGHRPAHAREVTHLVPLAEILGEINKVGARSKKVDGKLTELIAALGPELEILTSTPLDEIGRIGGELLAEGIGRLRRGEVRRVPGYDGEYGVITLFDPDELGSGGTVGQEALFDVPVPAQRRPAEPAPKPKAARPAAARAEPKRKPAPPPPPPIAPVPSPHEPFEPMLAGMEEVGTGLLDRLDAMQRVAASAPGGPLLIVAGPGTGKTRTLTHRIAYLCAELNVFPEQCLAITFTRRAAEELRHRLDGLLGPVAEDVTVGTFHSLGLTILRENAEAAGLPADFRIADDADRAAARAESGDDDERYTALLRKRDLVDLDELLTLPVALLGGDRKLVREYRERWKWIFVDEYQDVDAVQYELLRLLSPADGNLCAIGDPDQAIYSFRGADVGYFLRFSQDFTDARLVRLNRNYRSSAPILAAAVQAIAPSSLVRGRRLDPARLDPEAPLVGRYAAASVADEADFVVRTIDDLVGGLSHRSLDSGRIDGRSTSLSFSDIAVLYRTDAQAAPVLDALARANIPVQKRSHDRLRDRPGVLAIARELRHAGLDGSLAARVRLAGQVLAERFAVPTLDSSGSVRPEDVRTAVDLLAPLARRCGDDLGLFLSQLATGAEVDALDPRAEAVTLLTLHAAKGLEFPVVFLVGAEDGLLPLRWPGSEPDDDAVAEERRLFFVGLTRAQDRLYVSHAARRSRHGAERECRPSPFLDVIDPGLFERFGEAEPRRPKDRQLRLI; via the coding sequence GTGCCTCCGTTCAGCGCCGCACCCCCCGGTGGCCTTTCGCCGTTCGTCGCGGATCTGCACATCCACTCGAAGTACTCGCGCGCGTGCAGCCGCGATCTGACCCTGCCGAACCTGGCCCGGTGGGCCCGGCGCAAGGGCATCGGCGTACTCGGCACCGGCGACTTCACCCATCCCGCCTGGTACGACCACCTGCGGGAGACCCTGCATCCGGCCGAGCCCGGCCTGTTCCGGCTCAGCCCGGAGGCGGAGCGGGACATCGCCCGCCAGCTCCCGCCCCGGCTGGCCAGCGAGGCGGAGAGTGACCCGGCCCGGTTCCTGCTCAGCGTGGAGATCTCCACGATCTACAAGCGGGACGACCGGACCCGGAAGGTGCACCACCTGATCTACCTGCCGGACCTGGACGCGGTGGCCCGGTTCAACGCCGCGCTCGGGCGGATCGGCAACCTCGGTTCGGACGGGCGGCCGATCCTCGGCCTGGACTCGCGGGACCTGCTGGAGATCACCCTGGAGGCCAGCCCGGACGGCTACCTGGTGCCGGCGCACATCTGGACTCCCTGGTTCTCCGCGCTGGGCTCGAAGTCCGGTTTCGACGCCATCGCCGACTGCTACGCCGACCTGGCCGAGCATGTCTTCGCGGTGGAGACCGGTCTCTCCTCGGACCCGGAGATGAACTGGCGGGTCGGCAGCCTGGACCGCTACCGGCTGGTGTCGAACTCCGACGCGCACTCCCTGCCGGCGCTGGGCCGCGAGGCCACCGTGTTCGCCTCGGCCCGCGACTACTTCGCGATGCGGGAGGCGCTGCGGACCGGGGACGGGCTGGCCGGCACCATCGAGTTCTTTCCGGAGGAGGGCAAGTACCACGCCGACGGGCATCGGCTCTGCGGCGTCAACTGGTCGCCGGAGCGGACCCGGGCGGCCGGTGGACGGTGCCCGGAGTGCGGCAAGCCGCTGACGGTGGGCGTACTGAGCCGGGTCGACGAGCTGGCCGACCGGCCTGCGGGGCACCGGCCGGCGCACGCCCGCGAGGTGACCCACCTGGTGCCGCTGGCCGAGATCCTCGGTGAGATCAACAAGGTGGGCGCCCGCTCGAAGAAGGTCGACGGGAAGCTCACCGAGCTGATCGCGGCGCTCGGCCCGGAGCTGGAGATCCTGACCAGCACCCCGCTGGACGAGATCGGCCGGATCGGCGGCGAACTGCTCGCCGAGGGCATCGGCCGGCTACGCCGGGGCGAGGTACGCCGGGTCCCCGGCTACGACGGCGAGTACGGCGTGATCACCCTCTTCGACCCGGACGAGCTGGGCAGCGGCGGGACCGTCGGGCAGGAGGCGCTCTTCGACGTACCCGTGCCCGCGCAGCGGAGGCCCGCGGAGCCGGCGCCGAAACCGAAGGCCGCTCGCCCGGCGGCGGCCAGGGCGGAGCCGAAGCGGAAGCCGGCCCCGCCGCCTCCGCCACCGATCGCGCCGGTGCCCTCCCCGCACGAGCCGTTCGAGCCGATGCTCGCCGGCATGGAGGAGGTCGGCACCGGCCTGCTGGACCGGCTCGACGCGATGCAGCGGGTGGCCGCCTCCGCGCCGGGTGGTCCGCTGCTCATCGTGGCCGGTCCGGGCACCGGGAAGACCCGTACGCTGACCCACCGAATCGCGTACCTCTGTGCGGAGTTGAACGTCTTCCCGGAGCAGTGCCTGGCGATCACGTTCACCCGGCGGGCCGCCGAGGAGCTGCGGCACCGCCTGGACGGGCTGCTCGGCCCGGTGGCCGAGGACGTCACGGTCGGCACGTTCCACTCGCTGGGGCTGACCATCCTGCGGGAGAACGCCGAGGCCGCGGGGTTGCCGGCGGACTTCCGGATCGCCGACGACGCCGACCGGGCCGCGGCCCGGGCCGAGTCCGGCGACGACGACGAGCGGTACACCGCGCTGCTGCGCAAGCGGGACCTGGTCGACCTGGACGAGCTGCTCACCCTGCCGGTGGCGCTGCTCGGCGGGGACCGGAAGCTGGTCCGCGAGTACCGGGAACGCTGGAAGTGGATCTTCGTCGACGAGTACCAGGACGTCGATGCCGTCCAGTACGAACTGCTGCGGCTGCTCAGCCCGGCCGACGGCAACCTCTGCGCGATCGGCGACCCCGACCAGGCCATCTACTCGTTCCGGGGCGCCGACGTCGGCTATTTCCTGCGCTTCTCCCAGGACTTCACCGACGCCCGGCTGGTCCGGCTGAACCGCAACTACCGCTCCTCCGCGCCGATCCTGGCCGCCGCGGTGCAGGCCATCGCACCGTCGTCGCTGGTCCGTGGCCGCCGGCTCGACCCGGCGCGCCTCGACCCGGAGGCCCCGCTGGTCGGTCGGTACGCCGCGGCGTCCGTCGCCGACGAGGCCGACTTCGTGGTACGCACCATCGACGACCTGGTCGGCGGCCTGTCTCACCGCTCGCTCGACTCGGGCCGGATCGACGGCCGGTCCACCTCGTTGTCGTTCTCCGACATCGCGGTGCTCTACCGCACCGACGCGCAGGCCGCTCCGGTGCTGGACGCCCTCGCCCGGGCCAACATCCCGGTGCAGAAGCGCTCGCACGACCGGCTCCGCGACCGGCCCGGGGTGCTGGCCATCGCCCGCGAGCTGCGGCACGCCGGGCTCGACGGCTCGCTGGCCGCCCGGGTACGGCTGGCCGGGCAGGTTCTGGCGGAACGCTTCGCCGTGCCGACGCTGGACAGCTCCGGCTCGGTCCGCCCGGAGGACGTGCGTACGGCGGTGGACCTGCTCGCGCCGCTGGCCCGGCGTTGCGGTGACGACCTCGGGCTCTTCCTCTCCCAGCTCGCCACCGGGGCGGAGGTGGACGCCCTGGACCCGCGCGCCGAGGCGGTCACCCTGCTCACTCTGCACGCGGCCAAGGGGCTGGAGTTCCCGGTGGTCTTCCTGGTCGGCGCCGAGGACGGGCTGCTGCCGCTGCGCTGGCCGGGATCGGAGCCGGACGACGACGCGGTCGCCGAGGAGCGGCGGCTGTTCTTCGTCGGCCTGACCCGGGCCCAGGACCGGCTGTACGTCAGCCACGCCGCCCGGCGTAGCCGGCACGGCGCGGAACGCGAGTGCCGCCCGTCCCCGTTCCTCGACGTGATCGACCCGGGGCTCTTCGAACGCTTCGGCGAGGCCGAACCCCGCCGCCCGAAGGACCGCCAACTCCGCCTGATCTGA
- a CDS encoding molybdopterin molybdotransferase MoeA, translated as MSTETAATAAQVAAPSPVEWAEARSRVYEAGLAAALPAVDRPLADADGHTLAEPLTTRTDLPAFPTSSVDGWAVRGDGPWQVVGRVLAGHTPPPLTSDGSTVEIATGAMVPAGSTAILRIEESTRTADGRVAGTPRPMAEWREPGEEAYAGEELLPAGTPVDPALIGLAASCGYDSLRVRRQPRAALLVFGDELLTSGLPGAGRVRDALGPAVPAWLRRYGCQVHPADVVGPVADTLSAHVAALRGALADADLVCTTGGTMHGPVDHLHPALAALGADYVVNTVAVRPGFPMLLARLVDGDGRVRFVAGLPGNPQSAVVALVSLVAPLLAGLQGRPMPMLPQATLAEPIPGRGDHTHLALVRFDRAAGTAHPLRHAGSAMLRGLAGADGFAVIRPGTSGEVGDRVPVVPLPLSPGERAQ; from the coding sequence ATGAGCACGGAAACCGCAGCCACGGCGGCGCAGGTCGCCGCGCCGTCACCGGTCGAGTGGGCGGAGGCCCGTTCCCGGGTGTACGAGGCCGGTCTCGCCGCCGCGCTCCCCGCGGTCGATCGTCCGCTCGCCGACGCTGACGGCCACACCCTCGCCGAGCCGCTGACCACCCGTACCGACCTGCCGGCGTTTCCCACCTCCAGCGTGGACGGCTGGGCGGTGCGCGGGGACGGCCCGTGGCAGGTGGTGGGTCGGGTGCTCGCCGGGCACACCCCGCCCCCGCTGACCAGCGACGGCAGCACCGTCGAGATCGCCACCGGCGCGATGGTCCCGGCGGGCAGCACGGCGATCCTGCGGATCGAGGAGTCGACCCGGACCGCGGACGGCCGGGTCGCCGGCACCCCGCGCCCGATGGCCGAGTGGCGCGAGCCGGGCGAGGAGGCGTACGCCGGGGAGGAGCTGCTGCCGGCCGGCACGCCGGTCGACCCGGCGCTGATCGGCCTGGCCGCCTCCTGCGGTTACGACTCGCTGCGGGTCCGCCGGCAGCCGCGCGCAGCGCTGCTGGTCTTCGGTGACGAGCTGCTGACCTCCGGCCTGCCGGGCGCCGGCCGGGTCCGCGACGCGCTCGGCCCGGCGGTGCCGGCGTGGCTGCGCCGGTACGGCTGCCAGGTGCACCCGGCCGACGTGGTGGGCCCGGTGGCCGACACGCTGTCCGCGCACGTGGCGGCCCTGCGGGGTGCGCTGGCCGACGCCGACCTGGTCTGCACCACCGGCGGCACCATGCACGGTCCGGTCGACCACCTGCATCCGGCCCTGGCGGCGCTCGGCGCGGATTACGTGGTCAACACCGTGGCGGTCCGTCCGGGCTTCCCGATGCTGCTGGCCCGGCTGGTGGACGGCGACGGCCGGGTCCGGTTCGTGGCCGGACTGCCCGGTAACCCGCAGTCGGCCGTCGTGGCGCTGGTCTCGCTGGTCGCGCCGCTGCTCGCCGGCCTTCAGGGGCGGCCGATGCCGATGCTGCCGCAGGCCACCCTCGCCGAGCCGATTCCAGGTCGCGGCGACCACACCCACCTGGCCCTGGTCCGGTTCGACCGGGCGGCCGGCACCGCTCACCCTTTGCGGCACGCCGGCTCGGCGATGCTGCGCGGGCTGGCCGGGGCGGACGGCTTCGCGGTGATCCGGCCCGGCACCTCGGGCGAGGTCGGGGACCGGGTCCCGGTCGTACCCCTGCCGCTAAGCCCAGGCGAGCGGGCACAGTGA
- a CDS encoding ATP-binding protein, whose amino-acid sequence MDPVRNPYAPGAGQRPPELAGRGRELDVFDVVLERIARGRPERSLMLTGLRGVGKTVLLNTLRSQAINHLWGTGKIEARPDQSLRRPIAAALHMAVRELAPRHRAPDRIDGFLGVLKAFAQRASPTGRGGAAPKLRDRWQPGIDVPAASGRADSGDIEIDLVELLTDAAAVATDVGTGVAVFIDEMQDLGAEDVSALCAACHELSQLGAPLIVVGAGLPHLPAVLSAAKSYSERLFRYQRIDRLDRIAADQALCAPAEREEVEYEPKALDLLYEKSGGYPYFVQAYGKATWDNAPRSPITAADVRVAAPEAEAELAVGFFGSRFERATPAEREYMRAMASLSLVEGEDSGRDDMDAAVPTAEIARALGRKPASLSPARDALIKKGLIYSGERGTVAFTVPHFGRYLRTQPA is encoded by the coding sequence GTGGATCCGGTCCGCAACCCGTACGCCCCCGGCGCCGGCCAGCGCCCGCCCGAACTCGCCGGGCGAGGACGCGAGCTGGACGTCTTCGACGTGGTGCTGGAGCGGATCGCCCGGGGCCGCCCCGAACGCAGCCTGATGCTCACCGGCCTGCGCGGGGTCGGCAAGACCGTCCTGCTCAACACCCTCCGCTCGCAGGCGATCAACCACCTCTGGGGCACCGGCAAGATCGAGGCCCGGCCGGACCAGTCGTTGCGCCGGCCGATCGCCGCCGCGCTACACATGGCGGTCCGCGAGCTGGCCCCCCGGCACCGCGCCCCGGACCGGATCGACGGCTTCCTCGGCGTACTCAAGGCGTTCGCCCAGCGCGCCAGCCCCACCGGCCGGGGTGGGGCGGCGCCGAAGCTGCGCGACCGCTGGCAGCCCGGCATCGACGTACCGGCGGCCAGCGGCCGGGCCGACTCCGGGGACATCGAGATCGACCTGGTCGAGCTGCTCACCGACGCCGCGGCGGTCGCCACCGACGTGGGCACCGGCGTCGCCGTCTTCATCGACGAAATGCAGGACCTCGGCGCGGAGGACGTCTCCGCGCTCTGCGCCGCCTGCCACGAGCTGTCCCAGCTCGGCGCGCCGCTGATCGTCGTCGGCGCCGGCCTGCCGCACCTGCCGGCCGTACTGAGCGCGGCGAAGTCGTACTCCGAGCGGCTCTTCCGCTACCAGCGCATCGACCGGCTCGACCGGATCGCCGCCGACCAGGCGCTCTGCGCCCCGGCCGAGCGGGAGGAGGTCGAGTACGAGCCGAAGGCCCTCGACCTGCTCTACGAGAAATCCGGCGGCTACCCCTACTTCGTCCAGGCGTACGGCAAGGCCACCTGGGACAACGCACCGCGCTCGCCGATCACCGCCGCCGACGTCCGGGTCGCCGCGCCCGAGGCGGAGGCCGAACTGGCCGTCGGCTTCTTCGGTTCCCGGTTCGAACGGGCCACCCCGGCCGAGCGCGAGTACATGCGGGCCATGGCGTCCCTGTCCCTGGTCGAGGGGGAGGACAGCGGGCGGGACGACATGGATGCGGCGGTGCCCACCGCCGAGATCGCCCGTGCGCTGGGCCGCAAGCCGGCCAGCCTCTCGCCGGCCCGGGACGCGCTGATCAAGAAGGGGCTGATCTACTCCGGCGAGCGGGGCACGGTCGCCTTCACCGTCCCGCACTTCGGCCGCTACCTGCGTACCCAGCCGGCCTGA
- a CDS encoding molybdenum cofactor biosynthesis protein MoaE, producing MSTAEVVAIGAVTDRPLDLAAHEAAVADRRAGAVVSFQGVVRDHDHGRVVTRLEYEGHPTAERVLREVAAEVAADPEVYAVAVSHRIGPLEIGEVALVAAVSTAHRAAGFAACARLVDEVKARLPIWKRQVFADGAEEWVNCP from the coding sequence ATGAGTACCGCCGAGGTGGTCGCCATCGGCGCGGTGACCGACCGGCCGCTCGACCTGGCCGCGCACGAGGCGGCGGTCGCCGACCGTCGGGCCGGCGCGGTGGTGTCGTTCCAGGGCGTGGTCCGCGACCACGACCACGGCCGCGTGGTGACCCGGCTGGAGTACGAGGGCCACCCCACCGCCGAGCGTGTGCTGCGCGAGGTGGCGGCCGAGGTCGCCGCCGACCCGGAGGTGTACGCGGTGGCCGTGTCGCACCGGATCGGCCCGTTGGAGATCGGCGAGGTGGCCCTGGTCGCGGCGGTCAGCACCGCCCACCGGGCGGCGGGCTTCGCGGCCTGCGCCCGGCTGGTGGACGAGGTGAAGGCGCGGCTGCCGATCTGGAAGCGGCAGGTCTTCGCCGACGGCGCCGAGGAGTGGGTGAACTGCCCCTGA